A window of the Paenibacillus woosongensis genome harbors these coding sequences:
- the cysK gene encoding cysteine synthase A has translation MARIVNNVTDLIGDTPLVRLNRIVPEDSAEIYVKLEYQNPGASVKDRIAISIVEEAEKAGKLKPGGTIIEATSGNTGIGLALVAAAKGYKAVIVMPETMSIERRNLLRAYGAELVLTPGAEGMNGAVKKAEQILSENPDYFLADQFRTQANVKIHRETTGPEIVEAIDSLDGKLDAFVAGIGTGGTITGAGEVLKKRFPDIKIYAVEPAASPILSGGKPGPHKIQGIGANFVPEILNREIYDEIIHVENEEAFEQARKVAKEEGILSGISSGAAIFAALKVAKQLGKGKRVIAVVPSNGERYLSTPLYNFEA, from the coding sequence ATGGCTAGAATCGTTAATAACGTAACAGATCTCATCGGGGATACACCGCTTGTTCGCTTGAACCGCATCGTCCCCGAGGATAGCGCTGAAATTTATGTAAAGCTGGAGTACCAGAACCCGGGTGCAAGCGTGAAAGACCGTATTGCGATCAGCATCGTGGAAGAAGCTGAGAAAGCGGGCAAGTTGAAACCGGGCGGTACGATCATCGAGGCAACCAGCGGAAACACCGGTATCGGACTGGCGCTTGTTGCCGCTGCTAAAGGATACAAGGCGGTTATCGTTATGCCTGAAACGATGAGTATTGAGCGCCGTAACCTCCTGCGTGCTTATGGAGCCGAGCTTGTCCTGACTCCAGGGGCAGAAGGCATGAACGGTGCCGTTAAGAAAGCTGAACAAATTCTGTCTGAAAATCCGGACTATTTCCTGGCCGATCAATTCAGAACGCAAGCTAACGTGAAGATCCACCGCGAGACGACAGGTCCGGAAATCGTTGAAGCGATCGATTCGCTTGACGGCAAGCTGGACGCTTTCGTGGCAGGAATCGGAACGGGCGGCACGATTACCGGTGCAGGTGAAGTGCTGAAGAAACGTTTCCCTGACATTAAAATTTACGCCGTCGAGCCGGCAGCTTCGCCAATTCTATCCGGTGGCAAACCTGGACCGCATAAGATTCAAGGGATCGGCGCCAACTTCGTTCCTGAAATTCTGAATCGTGAAATCTACGATGAAATCATTCACGTAGAGAACGAGGAAGCATTCGAGCAAGCGCGTAAAGTGGCTAAAGAGGAAGGCATCCTTTCCGGAATTTCTTCCGGTGCAGCCATCTTCGCTGCGCTTAAAGTAGCCAAACAACTTGGCAAAGGCAAACGCGTAATCGCAGTCGTTCCAAGTAACGGCGAGCGTTACCTGAGCACGCCGCTCTACAATTTCGAAGCTTAA
- a CDS encoding anthranilate synthase component I family protein yields the protein MITITRWEQWESWAAEGCWTMLPCAVKMKSDSRLPGDWAQAWNTARPYSFVLESGKDGRYTFLGLEPLSVIRGKGTVAQIEDTSTGHIVEVEGCPLDVLHEWLKPFKSPAVPGLPKFSGGGVGYLSYDVARSLERLPVMAEDDLRIDDYIWMRMEELWVFDHELEEIYAIVHCPVGAEQSAMSLAQAFEKAKRRASLMLDRWNEIIHEAKHGTIAEKTRSRQMALATRDVSSAEWDDILERSASVSFAQDDFEAAVRRVQEYIAAGDVFQVNLSLRRGLPLTVSPEEIYEWLRLLNPSPYMGLLRFPDFQLVSVSPELLVKLEQGKMATRPIAGTRRRGATPEEDEAMAQELLSSEKERAEHIMLVDLLRNDLGRVSKFGSVRASELMVIEYYSHVMHLVSQVEGLLDAGKTPFDVIAAVFPGGTITGAPKVRTMEIIEELEPVTRGPYTGAMGWIDYNGNMELNIIIRTLVVKDGVGHIQVGAGIVIDSVPYREYRECHNKARAITMAVGLSQEFAAEGQGQGMKL from the coding sequence ATGATTACCATTACACGATGGGAGCAATGGGAGAGCTGGGCAGCGGAGGGCTGTTGGACGATGCTGCCCTGCGCCGTCAAAATGAAATCGGATTCCCGTCTGCCGGGCGACTGGGCGCAGGCCTGGAACACAGCGCGGCCATACTCCTTTGTGTTAGAGAGCGGCAAGGACGGCCGCTATACCTTTCTCGGTTTGGAGCCTTTGTCCGTCATAAGGGGAAAAGGAACTGTTGCACAAATCGAGGACACCTCCACGGGCCATATCGTAGAAGTTGAAGGATGTCCTTTGGACGTGCTGCATGAATGGCTAAAGCCATTTAAGTCGCCAGCGGTACCTGGACTGCCTAAATTCAGCGGAGGCGGCGTAGGATATCTCAGTTATGATGTGGCCCGCTCTTTGGAGCGTCTTCCTGTGATGGCAGAGGATGACCTCCGAATCGATGATTATATATGGATGCGCATGGAAGAGCTGTGGGTGTTCGATCATGAGCTGGAAGAGATATACGCAATCGTCCATTGTCCTGTTGGAGCAGAGCAGTCTGCAATGTCACTGGCCCAGGCTTTCGAGAAAGCGAAGCGGCGGGCATCGCTGATGCTTGATCGCTGGAATGAAATCATCCATGAGGCCAAACACGGGACGATAGCTGAGAAGACAAGGAGCCGCCAAATGGCGTTGGCGACAAGGGATGTCTCATCCGCCGAGTGGGATGACATTTTAGAGCGTTCCGCTTCCGTTTCTTTTGCCCAGGATGATTTCGAAGCGGCGGTACGCCGGGTACAGGAATATATAGCGGCGGGAGATGTATTTCAGGTGAATTTGTCATTGCGACGAGGGCTTCCGCTTACAGTTTCGCCAGAGGAGATTTATGAATGGCTGAGGCTGCTGAATCCTTCTCCATATATGGGGCTTCTCCGCTTTCCCGATTTTCAGCTTGTCTCCGTTTCGCCAGAGCTCCTTGTGAAGCTGGAGCAGGGGAAGATGGCAACACGCCCTATCGCCGGCACGAGGCGCCGGGGCGCTACACCGGAGGAGGATGAGGCCATGGCCCAAGAGCTGCTGAGCAGCGAGAAGGAGCGGGCGGAGCATATCATGCTCGTCGATTTGCTTCGCAACGATTTGGGTCGTGTGTCCAAGTTTGGTTCGGTCAGGGCCAGTGAGTTGATGGTTATTGAATATTACTCGCATGTAATGCACTTGGTCTCGCAGGTAGAGGGCCTGCTGGACGCAGGAAAGACGCCATTTGACGTAATTGCTGCTGTATTTCCGGGGGGAACGATTACCGGCGCTCCGAAGGTAAGGACAATGGAGATTATTGAGGAGCTGGAGCCTGTGACCCGCGGGCCATACACGGGTGCTATGGGATGGATTGACTACAACGGAAATATGGAATTAAATATTATTATACGTACACTGGTCGTTAAGGATGGCGTAGGACATATTCAGGTCGGGGCAGGCATTGTAATCGACTCCGTGCCTTATCGGGAATACAGGGAATGCCATAATAAAGCTAGAGCTATAACGATGGCGGTCGGGTTAAGTCAGGAATTCGCCGCCGAAGGCCAAGGACAGGGGATGAAGTTATGA
- a CDS encoding type III pantothenate kinase gives MFVVVDVGNSNIVLGIYKGRELLHHFRLSTNRQSTADEYGVKIHNLFQMSKIAVGDIEGVIISSVVPPLMHVLEELCEKYLRKKPLIVGPGIKTGLNLRYENPREVGADRIVNAVAAVEQYGGPLVVVDFGTATTFDCIDAAGNYLGGAIVPGIGISTEALYQRASKLPRIELEKPRKVIGRNTVHAMQSGIIFGYAGQVDGIVNRIRREMHAEPKVIATGGLAELIASEAESIQEVNQLLTLEGLRIIYERNQ, from the coding sequence ATGTTCGTTGTGGTAGATGTAGGCAACTCGAATATCGTACTGGGAATCTACAAGGGCCGAGAGCTGCTTCACCATTTCCGACTAAGCACCAACCGGCAGTCTACGGCCGATGAATATGGGGTAAAGATTCATAATTTGTTTCAAATGTCCAAGATCGCAGTAGGCGATATTGAGGGGGTCATCATTTCCTCGGTTGTCCCTCCATTGATGCATGTACTCGAAGAGCTGTGCGAGAAATATTTGCGCAAGAAGCCGCTTATCGTTGGACCGGGCATCAAGACGGGACTTAATTTGCGGTACGAGAATCCGCGAGAGGTCGGCGCGGATCGCATCGTCAACGCCGTGGCCGCGGTAGAGCAATATGGTGGTCCGCTCGTTGTCGTCGACTTTGGAACGGCCACGACCTTCGATTGTATCGATGCTGCCGGCAATTATTTGGGCGGGGCTATTGTGCCGGGCATCGGAATTTCCACAGAAGCGCTATATCAGCGCGCTTCCAAGCTCCCGCGGATCGAACTGGAGAAGCCGAGGAAGGTCATCGGCCGCAATACGGTCCATGCTATGCAGTCGGGTATTATTTTCGGGTATGCGGGTCAAGTGGATGGCATCGTGAACCGGATTCGCCGGGAGATGCATGCCGAGCCTAAGGTAATCGCAACCGGAGGGCTGGCAGAGCTTATTGCCAGCGAGGCAGAATCGATTCAGGAAGTGAACCAGCTTCTTACTTTGGAAGGGCTGCGTATCATATACGAGCGTAATCAGTAG
- the pabA gene encoding aminodeoxychorismate/anthranilate synthase component II, with amino-acid sequence MILVIDNYDSFTYNLVQYLGELGEEVVVRRNDEIDLQGIEELQPDHILLSPGPCTPNEAGITLDVIDRFKGKIPIFGVCLGHQAIGQAFGGKVVRAERLMHGKTSPIRHKGESVFTGLPSPFTATRYHSLIVERSSLPDCLEITAETEEGEIMGLRHKTYAVEGVQFHPESIITDHGHQILRNFLSRKVGAGV; translated from the coding sequence ATGATACTGGTTATCGATAATTACGATTCTTTTACGTACAATCTCGTGCAGTATTTAGGCGAGCTTGGGGAAGAAGTTGTTGTACGCCGAAATGATGAAATTGATTTGCAAGGCATCGAGGAACTGCAGCCGGATCACATTCTACTGTCTCCGGGTCCGTGCACGCCAAATGAGGCAGGGATAACTCTTGATGTCATTGACCGATTCAAGGGCAAGATCCCGATCTTTGGCGTCTGCCTGGGTCATCAGGCTATCGGTCAAGCCTTTGGGGGCAAGGTCGTTCGGGCGGAGCGGCTAATGCATGGCAAGACCTCGCCGATTCGCCATAAGGGCGAATCCGTATTTACGGGGCTTCCTTCGCCGTTTACGGCAACCCGTTATCATTCGCTGATCGTGGAACGCTCCAGCCTTCCCGACTGCCTTGAGATTACCGCCGAGACCGAGGAAGGCGAAATCATGGGCCTGCGCCATAAAACCTATGCCGTGGAAGGGGTTCAATTCCATCCGGAGTCGATTATTACCGATCATGGCCATCAAATTCTCCGCAACTTCCTTAGCCGCAAGGTCGGGGCAGGGGTATGA
- the folP gene encoding dihydropteroate synthase, which yields MQPTLYQRTYQCGETELKLGERTLIMGILNVTPDSFSDGGRYNEAERAVAHALEMVRDGADIIDIGGESTRPGHEPVSLDEELERVVPIVEAIHRESPHIPISVDTYKAEVARQSLAAGAHMINDIWGCKADPLMAEVAAEFKSPVILMHNRHDRDYRDLIQDVEADLLDSIEIARRAGVRDEQIILDPGIGFAKDYEENLRVMKELDRLMKLGFPLLLGTSRKRFIRTTLDLPVDELVMGTAATVALGIAQGCQIVRVHDVKEIKQLAKMCDAIVYA from the coding sequence ATGCAGCCTACGCTATATCAGCGGACTTATCAATGCGGCGAAACCGAGCTGAAGCTTGGTGAACGGACTTTGATTATGGGTATTTTAAATGTAACTCCGGATTCTTTCTCCGATGGTGGACGTTATAATGAGGCGGAACGGGCGGTTGCCCATGCTTTGGAAATGGTCCGTGACGGGGCTGATATCATCGATATCGGCGGGGAATCGACCAGGCCGGGCCATGAGCCTGTATCGCTGGACGAGGAGCTGGAGCGGGTGGTCCCTATCGTAGAAGCGATCCATCGCGAATCCCCCCATATTCCTATTTCGGTAGACACATACAAAGCGGAGGTGGCGAGACAGTCCCTTGCTGCGGGCGCTCACATGATCAATGATATATGGGGCTGCAAAGCGGACCCTCTCATGGCCGAGGTGGCGGCGGAATTCAAGTCTCCCGTTATTTTGATGCATAATCGGCATGATCGGGATTACCGTGATTTAATACAGGACGTAGAAGCGGACCTGCTGGACAGCATAGAGATCGCGCGGCGGGCTGGAGTAAGGGATGAGCAGATCATCCTTGATCCGGGGATCGGGTTTGCGAAGGACTATGAGGAGAATTTGCGGGTGATGAAGGAACTGGATCGGCTGATGAAGCTGGGCTTTCCACTGTTGCTCGGCACGTCCCGTAAAAGATTTATCCGAACCACGCTGGACTTGCCGGTGGACGAACTGGTTATGGGTACCGCTGCGACGGTAGCTCTTGGCATTGCTCAAGGCTGCCAGATCGTGCGGGTTCACGACGTGAAGGAAATCAAACAACTGGCCAAAATGTGCGATGCTATTGTTTATGCTTAA
- a CDS encoding aminotransferase class IV, protein MNYIGVNGVPTPSAEAVISVMDHGFMYGMGLFETFRTYGGQPFLLERHLERLRGGCRELGIRYEAREELLRYEIASLLKANELLDGYIRLTVSAGAGPLGLPPEDYTEPCVIIYVKPLPSFDSGLYTHGKELWRLSTPRNTPEGKIRLKSLHYMNNILAKRELEELIRGAHPGGVPEGLLLTAQGHLAEGIVSNLFFVREGTLYTPEIGTGILPGITRSFVLELAERSGLSFIEGRYTWDELVAAEEVFLTNSIQELVPVTALVEPGGSRYSVGDGMIGPVTEMLLDSYRRNCGV, encoded by the coding sequence ATGAATTATATCGGGGTGAACGGAGTTCCGACCCCATCCGCTGAAGCCGTGATATCCGTAATGGATCACGGCTTCATGTACGGTATGGGGCTGTTCGAGACATTCCGGACGTACGGGGGGCAGCCTTTTCTTCTGGAGCGGCACTTGGAGCGGCTTCGGGGCGGTTGCCGGGAATTAGGCATACGTTACGAGGCCCGGGAGGAACTGCTGCGATATGAAATCGCCTCATTGCTGAAGGCGAATGAGCTGCTGGATGGGTATATCCGGCTGACTGTATCGGCTGGCGCCGGGCCGCTTGGCTTGCCGCCGGAAGATTATACGGAGCCGTGCGTTATTATCTATGTGAAGCCATTGCCGTCCTTTGATTCGGGGCTGTATACCCATGGCAAGGAATTATGGCGTTTATCTACGCCTCGCAATACCCCTGAGGGGAAGATCAGGCTCAAGTCGCTTCACTATATGAATAATATTCTCGCCAAGCGGGAGCTGGAGGAACTTATCAGAGGTGCCCATCCAGGGGGCGTACCCGAGGGATTGCTTTTGACAGCCCAAGGACATTTGGCGGAAGGCATCGTCAGTAATTTATTTTTTGTGCGCGAGGGGACATTATATACGCCGGAGATTGGGACCGGCATTTTGCCGGGAATTACCCGCTCCTTCGTATTAGAACTTGCGGAGCGGTCAGGGCTGTCGTTTATAGAAGGACGCTATACCTGGGATGAGCTGGTCGCGGCGGAAGAAGTATTTTTGACCAATTCGATCCAAGAGCTGGTGCCAGTGACGGCATTGGTTGAGCCGGGGGGGTCGAGATATTCGGTCGGGGACGGAATGATCGGTCCCGTTACGGAAATGCTTTTAGATAGTTATAGACGTAATTGCGGTGTATAG
- the nadB gene encoding L-aspartate oxidase, whose translation MIPRYLVDFDLSELPAVETDVIVIGSGIAGLYTAIKASERHRVIIITKKALLESNTRYAQGGIAAVISEEDSPEYHRQDTLMAGAGLCSSSSVDILVNEGPVCVKELITLGTAFDVENGELALTREGAHSHRRILHANGDATGYEIVRALSEQLAGHSNIEIWNEHFVIDLITEGNECIGALVQRPDGQRVFLRGLATILCSGGAGQLYRYTTNPDVATGDGVAIAYRAGAVLRDLEFIQFHPTSLCYPGAPRFLISEAVRGEGAVLRNVKGERFMEKYHELLELAPRDIVARAIVSEMDETKSSFVFLDITHEAPETIKHRFPTIYDTCLGYGLDMTADWIPVAPAAHYMMGGVRTGLHGETSVHRLFACGEVSSTGVHGANRLASNSLSEAIVFGRRIVERISELSPLERTGEGIQCRGAREDAVTWPIAERRLELQKLMVRKAGVRRSEEGLNQGLNELRRQLSIFNAALHTREQWEYANMLTCALLLTESALARKESRGGHYREDYPQRDDAVWRKHILQQREKGMLEEISDDV comes from the coding sequence ATGATACCACGATATTTGGTTGATTTTGATTTAAGTGAGCTGCCTGCCGTGGAGACGGACGTCATCGTGATCGGGTCAGGCATCGCCGGACTGTATACCGCTATTAAAGCTAGTGAGCGTCACCGCGTTATCATCATTACTAAGAAAGCACTGCTGGAGAGTAATACCCGGTATGCGCAAGGAGGTATTGCCGCAGTCATTTCCGAAGAAGATTCGCCGGAGTATCACAGACAGGATACGCTGATGGCCGGGGCAGGGCTATGTTCTTCGTCATCGGTGGATATTCTAGTAAATGAGGGGCCTGTCTGTGTGAAGGAGTTAATCACCCTTGGCACGGCTTTTGATGTGGAGAACGGAGAGCTGGCATTAACACGGGAGGGGGCCCATAGCCACCGGCGCATTCTGCATGCCAACGGCGACGCCACAGGCTATGAGATTGTGCGTGCGTTATCCGAGCAGTTAGCCGGCCACTCTAATATAGAGATATGGAATGAGCATTTTGTCATTGATCTGATTACGGAGGGTAATGAGTGCATTGGGGCGCTGGTGCAGCGTCCAGACGGACAGCGAGTGTTCCTGCGAGGGCTGGCTACAATCCTGTGTTCCGGCGGGGCGGGCCAGTTGTATCGGTATACCACGAACCCTGATGTGGCTACCGGGGACGGGGTGGCTATCGCTTACCGGGCTGGAGCCGTTCTTCGGGATCTGGAGTTCATTCAGTTTCATCCGACATCGTTATGTTATCCCGGCGCGCCGCGCTTTCTAATATCCGAGGCGGTCCGCGGGGAAGGCGCAGTGCTTCGCAATGTGAAAGGAGAGCGGTTCATGGAGAAATACCATGAGCTGCTGGAGCTTGCACCGCGTGATATCGTAGCGCGCGCCATTGTCAGCGAGATGGATGAGACGAAGTCGAGCTTCGTCTTTCTGGATATAACGCACGAGGCTCCTGAGACGATCAAGCACCGCTTTCCGACAATATACGATACTTGTCTCGGATACGGGCTTGATATGACGGCCGACTGGATTCCTGTAGCGCCTGCTGCGCATTATATGATGGGAGGAGTCCGTACCGGGCTTCACGGAGAGACGAGCGTGCATCGCTTGTTTGCCTGCGGCGAGGTATCCTCGACAGGAGTTCATGGCGCAAACCGGCTGGCGAGCAATTCGCTGTCGGAAGCAATCGTATTCGGGCGGCGTATCGTTGAACGGATCTCGGAGCTGTCTCCACTGGAGAGAACAGGCGAAGGCATACAATGCCGAGGGGCACGCGAGGATGCCGTCACATGGCCGATCGCAGAACGGCGGCTGGAGCTGCAGAAGCTTATGGTGCGAAAAGCCGGTGTACGCCGCAGTGAAGAGGGTCTGAATCAAGGACTAAATGAGCTGCGCCGCCAGCTGTCGATATTCAATGCAGCTCTCCATACCCGAGAGCAGTGGGAATATGCTAATATGCTAACATGTGCCTTATTGCTGACTGAATCTGCGCTAGCCCGGAAGGAAAGCCGTGGCGGCCACTATCGCGAAGATTATCCGCAGCGGGATGATGCGGTGTGGAGGAAGCATATTTTGCAGCAGCGGGAAAAAGGAATGTTGGAGGAAATAAGCGATGATGTTTAA
- the nadC gene encoding carboxylating nicotinate-nucleotide diphosphorylase — MMFNGYNEGLMESIRHWLKEDVGSGDITAAVTIPAEHQSKGIIHAKQTGIAAGIPIASLVFEMVDPSLTFNPLVQDGDTISKGTVLAEVEGSTHSILTGERLALNLLQRLSGIATRTRQYVDALQGLPVRLVDTRKTTPGHRMLEKYAVRVGGGSNHRFGLYDAVMIKDNHIKGAGGIAPAVQRARAAIPHTMTIEVETENLEQVDEALSAGADIIMLDNMAPELMKEAVRRIKARAPHVTVEASGNVSLQTIYGIADTGVDVISVGRLTYSFDSLDISLDLNEKKEG; from the coding sequence ATGATGTTTAACGGTTATAATGAAGGCTTGATGGAATCCATTCGCCACTGGCTGAAAGAGGACGTCGGCTCAGGCGATATTACAGCAGCTGTAACGATTCCTGCTGAGCATCAATCCAAGGGAATCATCCATGCTAAACAGACAGGGATTGCGGCGGGCATACCGATTGCTTCTCTTGTCTTTGAGATGGTGGATCCTTCGCTTACGTTTAATCCCTTGGTGCAGGACGGCGATACTATAAGCAAGGGAACGGTGTTGGCCGAGGTGGAGGGCAGCACGCACAGCATTCTGACGGGAGAGCGGCTTGCCTTGAATTTGCTGCAGCGTTTGTCCGGAATTGCAACGCGGACGCGGCAGTATGTCGATGCGCTGCAAGGGCTGCCTGTACGGCTCGTGGATACGCGGAAGACTACGCCCGGGCATCGAATGCTCGAGAAATATGCAGTTCGCGTAGGTGGCGGTTCCAATCACCGCTTCGGGTTGTATGACGCGGTCATGATTAAGGACAATCACATTAAGGGTGCGGGTGGCATAGCCCCAGCGGTGCAGCGTGCGCGCGCGGCAATTCCTCATACGATGACGATCGAGGTTGAAACGGAGAATTTAGAGCAGGTGGACGAGGCTTTGTCGGCTGGAGCAGATATTATTATGCTGGATAATATGGCGCCCGAGCTGATGAAGGAAGCGGTGCGCCGGATTAAGGCGAGAGCTCCGCATGTGACGGTAGAGGCTTCAGGCAACGTATCGCTGCAGACGATCTACGGAATCGCCGACACTGGCGTGGATGTCATTTCCGTCGGAAGATTGACATATTCCTTTGACAGTCTGGACATTAGCCTGGATCTGAACGAGAAGAAAGAGGGGTAA
- the hslO gene encoding Hsp33 family molecular chaperone HslO: MGTEQEKDRLIRGTAMNGKVRAFAVRTTALVEELRRRHDTYPTTTAAMGRTVTAATMMGAMLKGDEKLTVQVKGDGPIGQIIADANANCEVRGYVKNPHVQLPSNSQGKLDVAGAVGTTGFIHVTKDLGLKEPYRGSVPLISGELAEDFTYYFAVSEQTPSAVGLGVLVDTDSSVIVAGGFIIQLLPGLSDQEIDVIERAIGQLPPVTSLLDQGLELEELLGWIVPDFKLLDESKVVFACNCSLERVERTLVSLGHSELAEMAEENKEIEVVCDFCNEAYRISPERIAELQAQTKK; this comes from the coding sequence ATGGGAACGGAACAAGAAAAAGACCGCTTAATTCGCGGGACGGCCATGAACGGCAAGGTACGAGCGTTTGCCGTCCGCACGACTGCGCTGGTAGAAGAGCTGCGCCGCCGTCATGATACTTATCCTACAACAACAGCGGCGATGGGGCGGACTGTAACGGCAGCCACGATGATGGGCGCTATGCTGAAGGGGGATGAGAAGCTCACGGTTCAGGTGAAGGGCGACGGACCGATCGGGCAGATCATCGCCGATGCGAATGCAAACTGCGAGGTTCGCGGCTATGTCAAGAATCCGCATGTACAGCTGCCGAGCAATAGTCAGGGCAAGCTCGATGTAGCCGGAGCGGTCGGAACGACGGGTTTTATCCATGTAACCAAGGATCTTGGACTTAAGGAGCCTTACCGGGGAAGTGTTCCGCTGATTTCCGGCGAGCTTGCCGAGGATTTTACCTATTATTTTGCTGTCTCGGAGCAAACTCCGTCTGCCGTTGGATTAGGCGTTCTGGTCGATACAGATTCTTCGGTCATCGTGGCTGGCGGCTTCATCATTCAGCTGCTGCCTGGGCTGAGCGATCAGGAGATTGACGTGATTGAGCGGGCCATCGGCCAGCTTCCTCCGGTTACCTCTCTTCTGGATCAGGGGCTGGAGCTTGAGGAGCTGCTAGGCTGGATCGTACCGGACTTTAAGCTGCTGGACGAATCGAAGGTCGTGTTCGCCTGCAACTGCTCGTTAGAGCGCGTTGAACGTACGCTGGTTAGCCTGGGTCACAGCGAGCTTGCCGAGATGGCCGAGGAGAATAAAGAGATTGAAGTCGTTTGTGACTTCTGCAACGAGGCTTATAGAATAAGCCCGGAGCGTATTGCCGAGCTTCAAGCCCAGACCAAGAAATAA